The Zootoca vivipara chromosome 4, rZooViv1.1, whole genome shotgun sequence genome has a segment encoding these proteins:
- the LOC118078970 gene encoding stromelysin-1, with translation MKTICFMLLCLAVAYAAPVSSQGREQENLRFVQKYLEKYYNFTSDGQPVFRQANSPLVKKIKEMQKFMGLQVTGNLDSNTLEAIQKPRCGNPDVGDFGFFPGQPKWEKKDLTYRIVNHTPDMDSSDVHEEIAKAFKVWSRVTPLTFEPIQVGDADIMITFAEREHGDFNPFDGPGGTVAHAYAPGRGIGGDAHFDEDEKWTNGLEGANLFFVAAHEFGHSLGLYHSQDPQAVMFPVYSYTQLTQDVLSQDDIQGIQFLYGSTPNPPEEDPVEDDIPRAPARPSQPAIPTACDPHLTFDAVSNFRGEILFFKDKYFWRKHPRYAELDFSLISAFWPFLTSSVDAVSENSDKDVVFLFKGNQFWAVKGDSRLPGYPKRIHTLGFPKDVKKIDAAFYNSNEKTTYYFSSDRYWRYDEASQTIDKKPMRISDGFPGVNGKVDAAFQHNGFFYFFSGTSQHEFDPNSKRVTRITRANSWFPCRG, from the exons ATGAAAACCATCTGCTTTATGCTGCTCTGCCTGGCCGTGGCATATGCAGCGCCAGTCAGTTCACAAGGAAGAGAACAAGAAAACTTGCGGTTCGTTCAG AAGTACTTGGAAAAATATTACAACTTCACATCAGATGGGCAACCAGTTTTTAGACAGGCCAACAGCCCTTTggttaaaaaaatcaaagaaatgCAAAAATTCATGGGGCTCCAGGTGACGGGCAACCTGGATTCTAATACGTTGGAGGCGATTCAGAAACCCAGGTGTGGAAATCCAGATGTTGGGGATTTTGGCTTCTTTCCGGGACAACCCAAATGGGAGAAGAAAGACCTGACCTACAG GATTGTGAACCATACGCCAGATATGGACTCAAGTGATGTGCACGAAGAGATTGCGAAAGCGTTTAAAGTGTGGAGCCGAGTTACACCCTTGACATTCGAACCCATTCAAGTCGGTGATGCAGATATTATGATCACTTTTGCTGAAAGag AGCATGGCGATTTCAATCCCTTTGATGGTCCTGGCGGGACTGTTGCCCACGCCTATGCTCCCGGCAGAGGTATTGGAGGAGATGCTCATTTTGACGAGGACGAAAAGTGGACCAACGGCTTGGAAG GTGCCAACCTGTTTTTTGTTGCTGCTCATGAATTTGGCCACTCGCTTGGGCTCTACCATTCCCAGGACCCCCAAGCCGTGATGTTCCCAGTGTATAGCTACACCCAGCTCACTCAAGACGTTCTCTCCCAGGATGATATCCAAGGCATTCAATTCCTCTACG GATCAACACCTAACCCACCTGAGGAGGACCCAGTGGAAGACGACATACCAAGAGCACCCGCCAGGCCATCCCAACCTGCAATACCAACTGCCTGTGATCCTCATTTGACATTTGATGCTGTCTCTAACTTTcggggagaaatattgttttttaaagacaa GTATTTCTGGCGAAAGCACCCCCGTTACGCAGAGCTTGACTTTAGTTTAATTTCCGCATTCTGGCCATTTTTAACATCCAGCGTTGATGCCGTTTCTGAAAATAGTGATAAAGATgtggtgtttctttttaaag GCAACCAATTTTGGGCCGTGAAAGGAGACTCCAGGCTTCCTGGCTACCCCAAGCGCATCCATACCTTGGGCTTCCCGAAAGACGTCAAGAAAATCGATGCAGCATTTTACAATAGCAATGAAAAAACGACATACTATTTTTCATCTGACAGATACTGGAG ATATGATGAAGCTAGCCAAACCATAGACAAGAAACCCATGAGAATAAGTGATGGCTTCCCAGGTGTTAATGGGAAGGTTGATGCTGCCTTTCAACATAATG gaTTCTTTTACTTCTTCAGTGGAACAagtcaacatgagtttgaccccaATAGCAAGAGAGTTACTCGGATCACAAGGGCAAACAGCTGGTTTCCATGCAGAGGTTAA